A window of Rosa rugosa chromosome 7, drRosRugo1.1, whole genome shotgun sequence genomic DNA:
ctttgatttgacatatatgcatttgctcatcttttcccttcgaccacgggtttctcccactgggtttaccgggcaaggttttggtgtagcaaatctaaatgcatccctctcgtagacatactacctacttatgatgctaataagaagactccacttatctccgaagctgtgatattactactccacactcatacgcgttgtgctctttttctccttcgaccaaggttgtttttttcccacagggtttttattacttggcaaggtttttgatgagacaacttagaagcgcacaacccatgcaacactattgacatgaaatatccaagggggagtgttgtaaatcattatggctatatcatgtaaatagatatagggtaaatcattatgttgttataggcttaccctttccatgttttatggatgactttaggaatccttgttttatggaggactttaggggtccttgttttatggaggactttaggctacatgttccctatcttccactatatgtagtccatttctcatccatgttatgaggagaaaaacagaaaatactacacttattatctgcatctaaactctctctctctcaagttcttagaagcaaagctctctccattttctgaaacactttctatgttagttttacaacaaGCATTTCATTATAGCATTGATTTGAATATTTGTAGGCTTGTAATAATCTTGGATTTTGTAATACCAGGCCGCACATCCTCGGCTCACTGGAGAGAACTTGGAGAAGAACAGACACATATACTATGCAATAGAACGCCTTGCTACAAGGCACCATTGCTCTCCTGCTCAACTAGCACTGTCGTGGGTTCTCCACCAAGGCGATGACGTTGTACCAATCCCCGGTGAGTCTGAGAACCTCTTCGTCGTTACGTATACTCTTTTCTTGCATGTCTTCAAGTTAAATGGGGTATACAACACAGATTATAAGTTGACCTTATTAGTTCATTAGTACTTAATTTGAACTAATTTCCCAATACATATACATGCAGGGACAACAAAGATTAAGAACCTGGATACCAACATTGGCTCCTTGAGTCTGAATCTCAAGGAAGACGACCTTAAAGAAATCTCTGATGCTGTTCCACTCGACCAAGTAGCTGGTGATAAGACTTCTGAATTTTCGAGTCATGTGCAATGGAAATTCGCCAACACCCCTCAACAGACTATGAATTAGTTCATCTCAAGCTTAACTTATAGTCGTAGTATATGTGTAATTGAGGCAAACGAAACTTCTCTTTAATAAGTTAATTATGGAACATTGCATATGGGATATGGGATATCCTATTGTAAGATTGTACTTGTTTGAATACCCATTTTTCGTTATAAGTATACACATATAATACTGAAATTTATTCTCTCTCGACCACTCTATGGTAGATTTTTTTTGTAATACTACCAATTTATTATGAATAAAATGTTCTCGTTTCTCCTCAAAAAATTCTCAAAAACTCCATAGTGGTATTTGAACTATATTAAACTTGACTTAAAACTAACGTCGACTCAAATTCTCAACTTATCTTAATGTTCATTTTTTATCTATATCATATACCACATCGTTTCTATTTTATACCAAATATAACTGTTATAATATACATAtacatttaatatatatataatatatatacacacacacatatatgtgtAAACACTAAATCACAGTTCCTTAATTTGTCATAAGAAAACTTGAAGATTTCATTATATGAGATGAAGAATTACAGTAGAACCAAATAATGGTTACAATCAAGAAACCCTAATCTCCTAGCTCTGATTGAGAGGTAGAAAGTGAGGGTAGTTACAGACTTCGAGTAAAACTTAATGAAATCAAGCTTAAGATGTGTGACTTGATGAGTAGGGTCACACAAGTTGGGTCTGCTTGCATGTGCAAGCAACTTAGTCCAATGGCTGCTCCTCCTCTTACAAATTCATTTATCTGCTCCATAGAAGTATAACGAGTATAGTTAAACCAAGgactttctttttctgtttttgtttttcttttttagtgaaagatttttttttttgtcagtacTTTAAAATATGCATATGAATGATATGATGTTGTGaactgaaaaataaaattaacagTTATGCTACAGGACGGAACCAGAATCTAAAAAATGGGTGGGATGCAGCTTGAAGATAATTTTGAGTGAAAAGTGCTACTGAAATTTAAGCAAAATTTCTTTAATTAgaattattttcttaattaatgaCTAAGTTGGACAAATATTAGAACCGGAAAGCGGGGATTAGAGGCTAGGACAAGAAGATTGGAggtagggatggcaaaaatccccagcggggcggagcttcattggatacccgcccctaatggggggagaattagggggacaaatggggaatggggatggggatccccaatccccactatctaagattggggatggggcggggatggtattgtgatctccatccccaaacccgccccaataatatatacatatatttaacttatatatattttaatttattgtttataatataaatcgcaaatacatttattactttactttaatatctacacttttattttaatgatgttttgacttttgcactcattaaattatgatttatgaatttaattatattttaaatttatttgttgtagattttgattttaaaaaaggcaatatgagaaaaaattattttatttattaaattcttattggggatttggggcgggtttggagacttagtccccaatggggatggggacggggaatccccaatatatttttattggggattggggcggggatgggggtagagaatgacccgggggatggggatggtattgtgatccccatccccaacccgccccattgccatccctaattGGAGGAAATTTTTGGCCTTATTTATATGAAATTTGTACTCAAAGTACTTTCCCACATATATGGGGTGGGCTGCAGTTTTACCTGGACACCTTATAGTTCTATGCTTGGTTATGTCAAAAACATAACCGTCAAGCTAGCATGTCACTTTTTCACATTGAACTTAACTATGTAGCAGGTTGCCCCTCTCTAGTTAGtcgtttttctttcttctatttTAAATTGAGGGGATTGATTTGTCCTTCCAcattcaaaaataataataataactattCAAAATtgttcggaaaaaaaaaaatttattctaAAAGTTTAAACTCATTTCAATTAAATTAATGAAAAAATTAACATTTTTACTTTAATTCAAGCATTTTGACCTCACAACTTTTTAAACGATCAACTGCGAACACATATATGTCCTGACATTTGTTACTTGAAACTATAGGTCCCAACCATTAATTTTAAATGTCTGCAGAAAACAACAAGCCAAAATCACATCATATAATATGATTAACCTTCGTCCCCCTCTTTTTGtatcttttatttctttaatAACATGGGGTAGTAAGGAGGTTTCTTTGCCTCTCTTATCCCTCTTtttgagccaaaaaaaaaaaccgtaactattatatatatatgagctcTTGTTTCTTTAGAGAAAAGAATTTGGCCGGCCTATTACTTTGAGACTCCACTTCTACTGCAAGGAGCCAATTAGGACAACAAATTAAGAACCTGATACAAACATATTTCTTCATTGCCTTGTTGAGGAAGCAAGGGAAGTTAAGAAGTTAGTTAAGGCTTGTTTTTCAATATATGTGAATGTTTggaaattcttctatgcactgAGGGTGCAAGTGAGTCTTAActcttataaaataatctcaactcttgatatttataatcaattttttttttaataaataaaaaataaattttatggAATCCAACAATCCATTCATGTTTGTGTATTTTGAATCCTCCCACGTAAATGTATAACTAATGTTTTTTCCCCTATCTATATCCACATATGTTGAGATTAGGCTAATTAATAAACTCAAGCAGCTGTTGAGTTCAAACTAACTCAAAATAGTCAAACAGTCCAAGAGGGGAAAGAGACAGAAATTCCTAGACTGAGAATCTAGCTGATTGGATTTAGACCTTAAATCACTGAGTTCCAAGtaaatttctttccattttgattAATATTTAGATTAGATTATCATTTACGTCATTTATGGAAGGAAAATACACAGCACAGTAAAGCAAAGACATCAGCAGTGATGTCAATTGTCAAGTAGTGACATGGTGACACAATCACTTACCAAAAGAAAAGGCCTAGTGACGTAGTGTTCTAAATAGAACCAGATACTATGACATAGTCAGTGATGTCACTTGTCAGTGTATGAGTACATATATATAACCGCAGATACATATGGCCAACTTTAATCCTAAACACAGCAAATTAAAGAGTTTTGTGAATCTTGAGCTTTACCCTTCACAGTTTGAGTCTAAATCCCATTACCAGTTTTGCAAATCAATAGTAATTTTTTGCAGGAAGAGAGCAAATGGCTGAACAGAAGGAAATACAGATCCCAAAGGTTAAACTTGGAACTCAAGGGTTGGAGGTAAGATATAATCCTCCGGCATTTTCATTAATTCCtgctaaagtttttttttttttctttttgctttatTTCTAATTTCCAATTGCATTAACTTCAGGTTTCAAAATTGGGGTTTGGATGCATGGGTTTGACTTTTGCCAAGTATCCTGGTGCTGAAGAGGATGGAATCTCCATTATAAAGCATGCCTTCAGTAAAGGAATCACGTTCTTTGACACATCTGATATATATGGAACTGATCATGCCAATGAAATTCTTGTTGGCAAGGTATGAaagatatttatatatatttcatcACACCTTTACTGGTgaacttttcttaaagcatctGTCCAAATGTTTTCGAGAGACGATCAGATGCAATGTGAACTTTTGTTGCTAAACTATGTTATTATCAAAGTCATTTTCTGTCTGTTGTTTTAGGCCTTGAAGCAGTTGCCAAGAGAGAAGGTTCAATTAGCCTCGAAGTTTGGTATTGTAAGCTTAGGACCTCCTCGTGTGGTGGTAAATGGAACTCCGGAGTATGTCCGGTCATGTTGCGAGGCTAGCTTGAAGCGTCTTGGTGTCGACTACATTGATCTCTACTATTATCACCGCATTGACCAAACGATGCCAATAGAGGAAACTGTAAGTTTGAAATCATGCATGTAATTTTCATTTGAATGTATGCATAATACTAATATAGAAAACAATTAAGAGGATCCAAAACAACCCCAGATGGATATATGATACTTCCTATTTTTTCTTGGATTTAAGATGGCTGAGCTGAAGAAACTTGTGGAAGAAGGAAAGATCAAGTACATTGGATTATCCGAAGCGAGTCCAGACACAATAAGGAGAGCACATGCAGTTCATCCCATCACAGCTATACAAATGGAGTGGTCACTTTGGACTCGTGATATTGAAGAAGAGATTATTCCACTTTGCAGGTATATAATTAATTTATTTCAAGATTAATTTCTATATACTTAAAAAAGGTTAAAATTgctcaaaaaaattaaaataaaaaatatacaaTTCTTTTTATCGGTGTTAAAAAAATAGAATATATGCCATGATTATTGCCGGTACCATTTACTTGTAAGCTATATATTTAAATTAGGAGTACAAGTCATAAAGATCAATACAAACAACATCATACACATTGACTCTCATCACTGGGATTGAGATACCTTCATCAGTAATTAAAGAAGTTCATGACATTTCATCTTAAAAGCATATTTACAATATTCATATTCTCAGTTGAATTTCTTTAATTTCTCCCAATATCTCATATACTTGATTAAATTAGTATTGTAACCGAGATACATAAACTAATAAAAATGAATAATAGAGACTGAGGGCTGGTATGAAATGAAAATGATGGATATAAACACCATACATATTGTATGGGTTTAGGCTTGCAATATGAATGTGATAAAGATTTCATGCAAGAGCCAAGATGTTGGCGTTTTTCTATTCCATCATACTATTATACCTACCCCTAAAAGGCACATGtacatcaatctaaaattctcATCACATGGTGCAGGGAGCGTGGCATTGGAATAGTTCCATATAGTCCTCTGGGTCGTGGTTTTTTCGCAGGCAAAGCAGTTGTCGAAAGTTTGGATCCAAATGTTCTTGCGGTACATATCGATCTCCCTCACATTGATCTCTGCTGAAATTCTATGACAAACTTAGAACAAAAGTATAAAGCATGAAAAGCATACGTCAAAATAGAGAGCTCTGTAATTCAGAAACAGAGCATTTCATTGTAGCATTAATTTGAATACTTGTAGGCTTGTAATAATCTTGGATTTTGTAATACCAGGCCGCACATCCTCGGCTCACTGGAGAGAACTTGGAGAAGAACAGACACATATACCATGCAATAGAACGCCTTGCTACAAAGCACCATTGCTCTCCTGCTCAACTAGCACTGTCGTGGGTTCTCCACCAAGGCGATGACGTTGTACCAATCCCCGGTGAGCCTGAGAACCTCTTCGTCGTTACCTACTTACGTATACTTTTCCTTGTCTTCGAGTTAAATGAGGCAGACAACAAAGATTATAAGTTGATCTTGTTAGTTCATTAGTACTTTGAACTAATTTCCACATACATATACATGCAGGGACAACAAAGATTAAGAACTTGGATACCAACATTGGCTCCTTAAGTCTAAATCTCAAGGAAGACGACCTCAAAGAAATCTCTGATGCTGTTCCACTCGACCAAGTAGCTGGTGATAAGAGTTTTGAAAGCACGAGTCATGTGCAATGGAAATTCGCCAACACTCCTCAAAAGACTCTGAATTAGTTCATCTCAAGCTTAAGTTATATTAGTAGTATGTTTGTATTAATTGAGGCAAAGATAGGGATATTCCATATGAGATATTCTTGTACTTCTTCGAATATCCATTTTTCATTGTAAGTGTAGTATTATATGTGTGAAACTTATTTTCTTTCTGCCACTCCATGACAGATTCATTTGTAATCCTACAAGTTTATTATGAATAAAGTGTTCTCGTTTCTCCttaattattaaataaatatCAAAATCTTAATAGTGATATTTGAACTGCATTAGACTGGACTTAAAACTAAGTATTCAGATTCTCAACTTATCTTAATGTTGATTTTGTGTCTATATCATATATCACATCATCTTAGGATATGTATTCGTATTGTATACCATTATAATACTGACACACTTATATATTAAATCCTAAATCACAGTTCATTTGTCATAAGTCCTAAGAAGACTCGAAGATTTCATTATATGAGATGAAGAATTACAGTAGAACCAAATAATAAGTTAAGAAACCCTAATCTCGTAGATCTGATAgagatgaagagagagagggtaGTTACGGACTTCAAGTAAAACTGAATGAAATCAAGCTTAATTAAGATGTGTGACTAGCAGGTTGCTATTAATACAATCTTGGGGAGTGCTAGGCTCACACATAAGTGATTGTGTGTGAGACACACTTAGACATGTGTCAAGTTTTCATGGTGTTTTAATATTAaactagactccaaacacatTCTATGGGTGTGGATAATTACATGGACAATTCTTAgattcacccctagggtgaacgagcatataTATTCACcctcattgtcgattaacatacttttacttaataaatttataatccaacggtccatatcttaaataagcatttaaagatcatctctgtaaaaaatcaatcgaatcagaaatcgtttaattatttaattgaatcaaacaaatggatagTTCTAACAacgatgaaccgtccatgtattttatagaaatgaataactaaaaggtcttcaatttgattgattttttaccgagctaatctttgtattacgttatacaacatgaatggtcggattagaaaattataatgtTATTATGCCTTAATCGCAAGAGATGATGAATATACTCATTCACCCAAGGAGCGAACCTAAGAAAATTgctgcacatattttgttttttttttgttttttgtttttttttgttaaatttcatttgtttttcttttatttgtgaattgaccattttgcctttctcaaatatttcagttcaaatgttttttaatatttgagggatattttggttaaatttttctgttttgactgacaaactctcttctcttaataatagtatagattagaCAATAACTATAAATGCTGTTTTGGATTCATTTTCTTCTATATATGCGCTTTATTGTATTCACTTCTCCCATTTGTGACCCAATTAAATTAATCCCCAACCCACGACGTCTTCAAACTTAactctcctccctctctttgCATATCACCCACCTCTCTCTCCTTCTATCTCTGATCAAACCCCCCAAATCAATTTATTGCTCAAAGCCCATGACATGATCTGATTTAGAAAACCCCaacacaaaagaagaaaagattcgatttttgattttgggtttttcactttttctatTTGACTCAGATCACAATCCGGGGGTCTAGAGAATGAAAGAGAGTCGGGATGGGAGAGGACCCTTCATCGTCCCAAATGTCCGAGGACGACGACCGATCTGCACCGTCATGATGTTGTCATCGTCCCAAACCCAGAAAAGCTTGAGATTTTTTTCAGCGAAACAGTAATTGGGAGAAGAACCATATATTGGGAGAGGAACCGAAAGAGGCCAATTATATAGGTTTTGGGAGAATGACATTTTCGTTTGTTCTTTTTTGGT
This region includes:
- the LOC133721634 gene encoding perakine reductase-like; the encoded protein is MAEQKEIQIPKVKLGTQGLEVSKLGFGCMGLTFAKYPGAEEDGISIIKHAFSKGITFFDTSDIYGTDHANEILVGKALKQLPREKVQLASKFGIVSLGPPRVVVNGTPEYVRSCCEASLKRLGVDYIDLYYYHRIDQTMPIEETMAELKKLVEEGKIKYIGLSEASPDTIRRAHAVHPITAIQMEWSLWTRDIEEEIIPLCRERGIGIVPYSPLGRGFFAGKAVVESLDPNVLAAAHPRLTGENLEKNRHIYHAIERLATKHHCSPAQLALSWVLHQGDDVVPIPGTTKIKNLDTNIGSLSLNLKEDDLKEISDAVPLDQVAGDKSFESTSHVQWKFANTPQKTLN